aaaaaggTAGGCATTCTATAATTGATAGGCTAAGTGGCATGCCAAATCACTAAGTAATTGGATGATGTGTAAATGTATCTGTTAGTTGCCAAGCACTTTGTACTCAGATGACATTTAGTGGCTCTCTCATATGAGAGGTCATGGGATCAAGGCTCAGTGTATTCACATAGACAACTCAACTTATTGCACATAggtgaaatttgtcacaaaTAATAGTGTAATAAATTACTACTCGTGAATCAATTTAGCTACTAGTGGAAGTTAACAAATTACGTTAGCTTACTATATTGTCAAATTAGGTATTGTTGCCCATTCGGACttttatacaaaatttttggtatatatatatatatacacctaaACATTATAGTGCCTAGTTTATCATCTAACCCTTAGGAATTTACAAAAGATTATGAAGGCTACCAAGCTTACCGAGCTTGACAACGCCAACAACCAATAATACTTATCTAAACGACCTTCCCTTATGCCATCGGAGAACCAGCCGTGCTGTTTTCCTGTCGAGCTCGTAAAATGTTCTATCATAGATATGATGAAGGAGCCCAAGAAGTTTCCGACGCCGAACACGCTAGTATTAAGAGCTATGCCCAAGGTTTTCATGTCCTCCGGAACTTGAGCGTAGAAGAATTCTTGCATTCCAACGACAGTAAATATGTCAGAAACGCCCAACAAAATGTATTGTGGGAGCAACCAAAATATGCTCATGGCGACGGTTTCTTGTTCCGGAGGCTGTCGGCCGGCGATCTGGAGCCTCTTGTTCTCCGTGAGCGCTGCGATCGCCATGGCTACCACGGACAAAAACATTCCTATTATAGAGACAGAATGAAGAATATATTTCATTAACGGGTTTAGAAGGCTTAAATAGCCTTACATACAACTGAATCACCAAACTCTACGACAGTGTAAGGCTGTAAGACCGTtccacgggtctcaatccgtgagataagtcgaatctttaattaatgagtcAAAGCTTTGATTAATAGATCAGATCTTTGATTacattaatcaaatatccgaCATGTCTCATGGATTGAGACCAGTGAAATGATTTGACGTTTTTGTCATAGACTTATTCTAATTTTACAATGCAAACTAGAAGAAAGTGGTCCATACAACATACTAAAATATGTTATTCCTTCTTACCTATGCCCATCCTCTGCGTCACGGTGACGCCGCGCTCGTTGCGCGTGAAGGCGCGGATGAAGGGGATGAAGAGCTTGTCGTATAGCGGCATGAGCAGGATTATGGAGATGGTGATTGCGCTCTGAAGCGCCGCCGGCGGGACCATGAATTTGGATCCGATGTTTCTCTTCATCGTCATGCCTTGTCTGGTGAAGAACGTCGCCGGTTGTTGGAAAATGACGGCGAACATTAGAAGCATCGCCCAAACCGGCAGCAAACCCAGTACTACTCTCGCCATTTTTGACACATTGATGCCTTTTTCAGCCCCATCGGAATCTTGGTCGCAAAGTGGGTTCTGATGATCTTGAAGTCTATCAACAAAATGTTTAGTCCAATCAGAAtctaatttctttaattatgaaccctttaataaaattcaaatattgTACTTACTACAGCTCAACAAAATGTTTGGTCCAATCAGAATATAATCTttctttaataaatttttaaaaatcacaatTTTAGTCACTGTCAAGATCAAACAATTTAATAGAAGTcgcaaactaaaaaaaaaaacattttcattgTTTCAATAGacattatttgaaataaaaagtACGAAAAAAGTTCTGAATATGATACTTTAAGTTAGTACTGTTAAAGCTGGCTTGCCCCATTAAACCCGTCACATTGCGGGCCTAATTTCTGGCGAACTTTTGAAGACTAGCTCAGTAGGCCCGCCCCTAGCCCACCCCACCGCAAGTTGTCGAGCCCCGCAAGCCATTGCTTtgaattgtttatatatatatatatatatatatatatatatatgggttgcGAACAGCTATAGTAGCTTAACCTAATAAGATAGCAATTATAACCCAAGAAGTGATAAGTACTTGGGCGTGAACTTGGCCAcccctatatacatatataactcGCCCGAGCCGCATGCCTTAACATACCATGCCTGTTAAGCCCGTTCCTTTGTTGGTTATTTTATTTGTAGTCTTAACCCGCCCCACCACGGAACGGGTGTGTGACAACTCGGGGCTTCGACCTACTTTGGGTACTATTTTAGACAATAAAAACCATAATTTTAGCTTAATGATTAAGAACCGCCTAATAGAAGTTAGGAAAAAACGTTTAGAACGTGATACTTACTGCAACTCAACGTTGTTGGGTTTTTCCTGTGGTCGACCGCAATTCTTAAACGTCGACACCACAGTGGTTTTGATTGCCGCGGCGACACTAATTTCTCTTGCATTCTTGACGGCGTAAAACCGGGAGCCGCACAGAAACAGCGCAAGCGCCGCCAGCATTACGGCGGTGGGGACGGCGAATCCCAGTCCCCACCCGATCGTATCTTGAATGTACGACATAACAGAAACTCCGAGGAGGCAGCCGCAACAGACCCCAAAATACCACCATTGGAAGAAGAACGAGCTCTTGCTGTCGGCGCTCTGCCCCCCGCCGGCAACATCGTCGTTGGTACGAGGCAACTCCTCGTCTTCGTGTTCTCCGAGCTGGTCCGCTCCAAAAGCTTGCAACGATGCG
This portion of the Ipomoea triloba cultivar NCNSP0323 chromosome 5, ASM357664v1 genome encodes:
- the LOC116018842 gene encoding protein NRT1/ PTR FAMILY 5.8-like isoform X2, coding for MAGRQGIKRLPCVVLLIVVAGMERFTFKGVASNMVTYLTEVVKMSNSAAAKMVNNWCGFTSLVPIVVAPVAESYLDRYTTILCSSFIYVLGLLALTSRALGWPWRRATNNTGIGSSLLMWSLPLISLGLGGFNASLQAFGADQLGEHEDEELPRTNDDVAGGGQSADSKSSFFFQWWYFGVCCGCLLGVSVMSYIQDTIGWGLGFAVPTAVMLAALALFLCGSRFYAVKNAREISVAAAIKTTVVSTFKNCGRPQEKPNNVELQLQDHQNPLCDQDSDGAEKGINVSKMARVVLGLLPVWAMLLMFAVIFQQPATFFTRQGMTMKRNIGSKFMVPPAALQSAITISIILLMPLYDKLFIPFIRAFTRNERGVTVTQRMGIAMAIAALTENKRLQIAGRQPPEQETVAMSIFWLLPQYILLGVSDIFTVVGMQEFFYAQVPEDMKTLGIALNTSVFGVGNFLGSFIISMIEHFTSSTGKQHGWFSDGIREGRLDKYYWLLALSSSVSLVAFIIFCKFLRVR
- the LOC116018842 gene encoding protein NRT1/ PTR FAMILY 5.8-like isoform X1, coding for MAGRQGIKRLPCVVLLIVVAGMERFTFKGVASNMVTYLTEVVKMSNSAAAKMVNNWCGFTSLVPIVVAPVAESYLDRYTTILCSSFIYVLGLLALTSRALGWPWRRATNNTGIGSSLLMWSLPLISLGLGGFNASLQAFGADQLGEHEDEELPRTNDDVAGGGQSADSKSSFFFQWWYFGVCCGCLLGVSVMSYIQDTIGWGLGFAVPTAVMLAALALFLCGSRFYAVKNAREISVAAAIKTTVVSTFKNCGRPQEKPNNVELQLQDHQNPLCDQDSDGAEKGINVSKMARVVLGLLPVWAMLLMFAVIFQQPATFFTRQGMTMKRNIGSKFMVPPAALQSAITISIILLMPLYDKLFIPFIRAFTRNERGVTVTQRMGIGMFLSVVAMAIAALTENKRLQIAGRQPPEQETVAMSIFWLLPQYILLGVSDIFTVVGMQEFFYAQVPEDMKTLGIALNTSVFGVGNFLGSFIISMIEHFTSSTGKQHGWFSDGIREGRLDKYYWLLALSSSVSLVAFIIFCKFLRVR